Sequence from the Leptospira bourretii genome:
TTTGTTTTTGATTTCTGTCAGTGTATTATATTCCAAATTAGGGGAACTTGCATACCTCACAGGAATCTTTTGGGGCGTGGGAATTCTTGTCACAGGGATGTTAGGTGAAACAATTTCCATCCTATCCTTAGTTTTTTTAGGTACAAGTATCTCTCTCTATTCTTTGTATGATCTCTCTGACTTTGCAGAAAGACTGACAGAAACAGATGCGGGAATCCTTGCTTTCTGGATGGCCGGCCTTGGCCCGGAAGATCTACAAAATCAGGAAGTTCCGACAGTTGTTGTGGTTCTCGGGTATATGATCGCCACCCTTTGGTCTCTTCTCAGCATCGGGATCATATTTATGTCCCTCCGAAGTTCTCTCAGCCACGAAGAATCACATGATTTTCCACCGATGGAAGAAAGTTTTGAACGTTTCCCAGGAGATCTTTCTCCAGAAGCAAAACTCTGGTTGGAAAAACGAGGGGTCGATCCGGAAAGTGGAATCGTTTTGCCCCCCAATTTGTTCCAAGACTTCCCTCCCAAAGACAACAGTCCCTAGGCCTTCACGCAAATTTTCATTTGCCGAGGACACAGACTTCATAAATATAGAATCTCAATGGCAAAAAGAATCCTTATCACAGGTGGAGCCGGATTCATCGGTTCCCATCTTGCAGAAACACTTCTGAATGAAGGGAACCAAATCATCGTGTTGGACAATTTCCATACCGGACGAAAGGAAAATCTAACACACCTTTTGGCAAATCCGAATTTTGAGCTAGTCCGCCATGATATCACGGACCCCATCAAGTTAGAAGTAGACGAGATTTACAATATGGCTTGTCCTGCTTCTCCCGTACATTACCAAAGTAATCCCATCAAAACCATCAAAACAAATGTTTTAGGAATGATGAATATGCTTGGTCTTGCCAAACGAGTGAAAGCAAGAATCTTACAAGCCAGTACATCCGAAGTTTATGGAAATCCACTAGAACACCCTCAAACAGAATCCTATTGGGGAAATGTAAATACCATTGGAATCCGAAGTTGTTATGATGAAGGAAAACGTGTAGCCGAAACTTTATGTTTTGATTACCACCGCCAACATGGAGTAGACATTCGGGTGATCCGAATTTTTAATACCTATGGCCCAAGAATGATCCCAGATGATGGTCGTGTCGTGAGCAATTTCATTGTACAAGCGTTACGTGGCGAAGATATTACTATTTACGGTGATGGAAGCCAAACTCGTTCGTTTTGTTACGTGGATGATTTAGTTCGCGGAATCATTAAAATGATGAACACAGAAAATTTCATTGGACCAGTGAACTTAGGAAACGAAGGGGAATTTACGGTTAAGGAATTAGCTGAATTAGTCATCAAAGAGACAGGAAGTAAATCAAAAATCATTTATCTTCCACTCCCTCAAGATGATCCAACCCGAAGAAAACCAAACTTAAGTTTAGCGAAAGAGAAATTGAATTATTCAACAACCGTCCCTTTAGTGGAAGGCGTAAAAAAAACCATCGAATATTTTAGCAAAAGAGTATAAAATGAAAATAGGCGTAATCAAAGAACCATCTTATGAAAACCGAGTGGCAATCACTCCGGATGTAGTTGACCCACTTAAAAAGTTAGGTTTCAGTGTTTCCGTTGAAACAACTGCAGGGGACAATGCTTTTTTCTCCGACCAAGATTATAAAGATGTTGGCGCAACTGTAGAATCAAGAGATACAATCCTATCTGGATCAGACATTGTTGTTTCAATCCATACATTGGATGAGGCCAGTGCCAAAAAAATTGGAAAAGATAAAATCTATATTGCAACACTCTCTCCACTTGCTTTCCCTAAAAAAGTAAAAGAAATTGCAAATGCGTCTTTCAAAATTTTCTCGATGGACACCATCCCGCGAATCACTCGTGCGCAATCAATGGATGTTCTTAGTAGTCAGGCAACAGTTTCTGGTTACAAAGCAGTTTTACTTGCTGCTTCCAACTATAGCCGTTTTTTCCCAATGTTAACGACTGCTGCAGGAACCATCACTCCCGCAAGAGTTCTGATTCTCGGAGCAGGTGTTGCGGGACTCCAAGCCATTGCTACTTCTCGCCGACTAGGAGCAGTGGTGGATGTATTTGATACAAGACCAGAAGTGAAAGAACAGTGTATGTCACTTGGTGCAAAATTTGTGGAAGTAGAAGGAGCAGCCGATGCTTCGAATACTGGTGGTTATGCGGTGGAACAATCAGAGGATTACCAACGTCGCCAAAAAGAAGCCATTGCAAAGTATGCTGAGAAAGCAGATATCATTATCACAACAGCTCTCATTCCAGGGAGAAAAGCTCCTCTACTCATCACAAAAGATATGGTAGATAAAATGAGACAAGGTTCTGTGATTGTCGACTTAGCCGCTGTAAATGGTGGTAACTGTGAAGTAACTGAAAACGATAAAACAATTGTTTATAAAGGCGTTACAGTCATTGGAAATTCCAACCTTCAAAGTACACAACCAATGGACGCAAGTAAAATGTATGCGAAGAACATGGTGAACTTCCTAAAACTTTTTGTGAATAAAGAAAAACAATTCAACATCAACTTAGAAGACGAAATCATCAATGCATGTATGATTGCTGAAAATGGGGTGATTCGTCACAAACCGACACTTGCACTTCTCGGAGAATAACTCCGAGAGATTTGAGATTGTAGGAAAGATTAGACTTTTACTTTTAGGATTCTAATCTTTCCATTACTGGTTGTTTTCGATGGTTTGCGGTTGGGTTCTCCAACGACGGTGCACCCAAAAGTACTGCTCCGGAAACAACTTCACTTCTTCTTCCAAAGTTTTTGTCCAAAGTTCGGTATAATGCCGAATCACATCGTCTTTGGAAGGGTAGAGTTTTTTATCGACAAAACCCAAATCCTTAACTCGAACAATTACTTTTCCACCTTCACCAGCTAACACAGAATAGTATAACATTTTTGCACCGGTTAAGTAAGCCATCAGTGCGGGACCAACAAAAGTAGAAGCTTGTCTGTTCATAAAAGGAACAAAGATTCCTGCCTTACCGGCATTTTGGTCGGCACCAAAGCCAATCCAATAGCCTTGTTTGAGAAGTTTAATCACTTGTGTGGATTCTTGCACTGGGACAAGGACTACCCCATTTTTAGAACGCATTCGACGAAGTAACTGGTCAACAAAGGGATTTCTAACTTTTTTGTAAATTCCCCCGCCCTTCATTCTGATTCCTAAAAACTGCACTAAAATTTCCCAAGTACCAAAGTGACCTGAAATCAAAATCACTCCTACTCCTTGTTTTTTAGTTTCTTCTTCAATTTGTAAACTTTCAGAATCGATAACTAAGTTTTCGTCCAACCACTTTCTTGTCATCCGAGGCGCCCAAAGTGTATGTGCAAGAAGGATACCCAAATGACGATAATGAGCCTTTACTAAATTTTGGATTTGTTCTTCTGTATAAGCCGGAAAGGCAAAACGTATGTTATCGGCAGCAACCTTTCTATGTTTTTTATCAAGAGGATAAATAAGTTTGGTTAAAAATATTCCATACGCCAAACACCATTTATACGGAAGAACTTTAAATGGAAAATAAAACAAATAAACAATTAAAAACGAAATGAAATATCCAATATGTTTCATAAAGTTACAAAATAAGGCCAAAGATAATAGTGAACTAAAACTGCCAAGAGTCCAATTCCAAAACCAATGATCCACCCTCCCACGATATCACTCACAAAATGATGTAGGGTTAAAAGTCTACCTACACCTGCAAACAAACTGAAGAAAAAGAAATAAGGGGTTTCGTGAAATGCAAAAACCAATATAGTCGATACCACAATGGAATTGGCACTATGAGCCGAGGGAAAAGAATGTTTCATATCTGGATTGGAATCCACTTTTCCCATAACACTGACTAGGGGACGTTTTCTAGCGAAATATTTTTTTAAAACAAGAACCAAACGATCTGTAAGATACGTAAATACTAATACAAATGGTAAACTTATATACGTTGGTTTGTATAGTTCACTTAAAAACATAAGTGGCAACAAAACAAGAGCAAACATTTCTCCACGGTTGACACGAGACAATATCCAACTCATACGTGGATGGTGGAGATTTTTCTGAATCCAAGTCGAAAATTTTAAATCAATGGCAGAAATCAAATTCATTTAGAAAGCTCTTCTTTTATCTTTTGAAGCGCTTCAGCAAAAGAGGAAGTCCATTGGTTCCTTGTAGCCATATCTTTTAATGTGACTGTACCCGCTTTGATTTCGTCTTCGCCTCGAAGTAAAATCCAACGGTACCCTTTTTTTTCTGCATAGGAAAGTTGTTTTCCCATTTTTTGAGAAAGTAAAGACACTTCGACAGCAATCTTTTCTTTTCGAAGTTCCCGTGCGAAGTTATGATTTTCTGCAAAAGAAGATTCATCTAAAAGAGGAATATAAACAGTGGAATCATTGGCAAAATTCGGTAACAAATCATGTGCAGTCAAAAAATTCTGAAGAGTTACATCACCCAAACCAAATCCTATTCCCGACAGCTCTTCATTAGAAAATAATCCAATTAAGTTGTCATATCTTCCACCACCGTATAACGAACGTTTATTCTGTGGAGATGTATCAAAAATTTCAAAAATAAAACCCGTATAATAATCAAAACCTCTTACCACCGAAGGATCGAAATATACAATATCATCTAATCCAATGGTTTTTAAGTCCTCAAACAAAGTTTGAATTATGTTTCTTGTTTCTTCTTTGATTCCAGGAATTTGACCAAGCGTTGCAGTAGTGGCAGCAAGAAACAAGTTTATCTTTGAAACTGCGGTTGGATCATTCGGAATTGTTTTCGAAACAAGAGCTACGTATTCATCTTCCGTAATTTTATTTTTTTTATCTAAAATTTTGGAAACTTCATGAGCCTGATTTGGGCTCACCTTCAAACCGTCTAACAAAAATTCGTCGAGGAGTGATCTATGAGAAATTGTTACTTTAAAACTATTTCTTTTGGCACCAAACGCAAAAAGAATATCACATGCTAAGGATAAAATTTCTAACTCAGCTCTCTGGCTTGTCACGCCAAACATGTCCACATTCAATTGCCAATGTTCCCTGAGACGACCATGGCCTGGCTGTTCGTATCTCCATAAATTTGGAATAGAAAACCAGCGAATGGGACGAGGAAGGTCTCTCAGTTTTTTTGCCACCATTCTCGCAACAGTCGGTGTCATTTCAGGTCGGATCGCAACCTCACGATCCCCCTTATCAATAAAATTATAAATCTGTTTTCCTACAATTTCTTCCCCGGTTTTGGCTCTATACAAATCCAAGGATTCCACCATGGGGCCATCGTATTCTTCATAACCGTAGGATCTGGCGACATCTTTCATCACCGAAAATAAATAGTTTCGAAGGCGCATATCTTCAGGATAAAAATCCCGAGTGCCCTTATAGTTTTCTGTTGTTAGTTTTTGTTCTTTCAATTTTGGCCCCTATTGAACCTGCGAAGTTTAGCCAAAAAAATCAATGAGACTATGGTAAATCTCTTTGGCTTTTTTATCTCCGCTGACACCTGTGATCCGTCCACCCAATCGATAAAAATCATTCACCTCTTCTAAGTGGCGTAACTCTAATGCCATTCGAATGGGTGCCTGTAATTTAAAATTGATATCCAGGGTAAATGTTGGTTTCACTTTCAGTGCTTTGATAATTTCCATATCATTAACTTCCAGGGCGACTCCACCTCTGGAAACGTTGAGTACGTTTTGTTTTACATCAAGAATATGGGTATTTGAGTCCATGATTCTTTCTTGAAACGTACGTTCAACCTCTTTAAACAAATCCAAAACTTCACCAGGGATTCCCGGTCTTTCTGTTTCGAGGGAAAGATATGCAAAAAAATGCATATCTTTCATTTGTATGAATAGAGGATAATAAATAAAAGAACCGATTTTTTTCTTTTTGTATTCTTGGACTTTGTCATCCAATAAAAATTCGTCTTCAAATGTTTTTTTAGGATCAAATACATCTGGAGAAGGAAATGATTCAAAATTTTCCGTATCCAAAATAAAAATTGGTTTTTTATGTTCTTTCATCAAATCAATTTCATCACTGTGAATTGATACGGAAAGAAAAACAACTTTTGACTGCGGATAATTCTTTAGAACCGTTCTTTGGATGTCCGAAAGAATTACCTGAGAACTAACGCCGGTTAGTTTTGAAAAATCAATATTAGTTTTTGCAACTAAAAAGTTTGAAGCAACAACGTTCCCTCGAACCTTTTCATTTCTAGGATCTTGTCTTGTTGCATAGGTTTGTCTACGATCTATAATTTTACCAAGAAGTAAGTTATCTTTTTGGTTGATCAGTTCATAATCCACTTCGACGTGAAAACTAGGTGTTGCTTGAACTGTAAAAATTGTTTCGATGAGTTCAGGGATTGTCTCCAATTCCCAAATGTGCGCTCCATCAGGACGTTCTCCTTTGAACCGGACCCGGATGGGAGTGTCGTATCCTTTTAGAAACAATCCATTTCCACCCATCATTTGTTTGAAAAATTCAGGTAAAGTTTGCACCGCCTCTAACGGGAGGTATTCTCTATCTTGGTCGAAATGAATTTTTATACGGTTGATCATAACTAGTCTATTTTTTTGAAATTCACACGCCTATTTCGTGAACGTCCCTCTTCCGTTTCGTTTTCTGAGATTGGCTGCGAATAATGGTAAGCTTGTACCTTCATTCGTTCCTTTGGAACACCTTTCAATCTCAAATACTGATACACAGAAAGAGCTCTATCTTCACTCAAACTGATATTGTATTCCTTATTCCCTATATTATCAGTATGTCCACCAATTTCAACTTTTTCATTCTTATGTTGGATGAGGAAGTCAGCAAAAAGATCCAATTTTTTCTTATCTTCATCGCTCAATGTTCGTTCGTTGAACGGGAAATAAATAATTGTATTGTACAAACTGTCAAAGTCATTTAAATTTCTGAGGTAAAGGACAGTTTCTTTCCCTTCCATAGTTAGAATTTTATCTTTTGCAAATAAGAAGGTTTCTTCTTTAAATCCTTTTGCTCTCACCAAAATCTCAAAATCCATCGTAGGAGATTTTTCTAATTCGAAACGACTGTCTTTAGATTCTAAAGATTTTCCTTTTCGAGTGAGATCATCGAAATAATGACAAATCGCATTGGGAATGACTAGGTCGGTTTTTTTGTCTTTCACCACAAACCGAATCCCTTGGATGGTTTTATCAGGCCGTTCGTCTTTGGTAGGACGAATGGGTTGTAAGATGATCTGAGAATATTGTTCTTTGTCCTTTCCTACATTTCCCCTTAAATCCAAAAGCAGTTCTGTCGGATGGAATCCTGGTGAAGAAACTTCCACACGATAAAGTTTTCCGGTTTTGATAGTCGTTCTAAAATTCTCTGCATCGGCAAGAGAAAGATCTCCTCCAATTCGTTTGGAAGTAATCACTTGAATGGGTCTTATATCATCATAAATTTTTAATGTGGAATCAAGACCGATCATAATCGCTTCGGAACCATCTAAAACAAGACCACGAAAAACAAATTCATAAGTACGGCGTAGATCTTCGGGAACCATTGTCCTGTAGATATCAAACTGGCCTTCACCACCAGGGCGGTTCGAAGAAAAATAAAACCATAAATCATCAAAGGTAACTGAGATTCCTTCGTTATCACTCTCTTCCCAAAGACTGTAAGTAGAATAATCAGCAGGAGTATCAAATGGAAATCCCGTGGATTCGCCTGACAACTGTACCTTGGTATTAAATGGAGATCCTAATAAAACTGGAGTCTCAAAACTATTTTGTGATTCATTGTATTCACTATAATAAAAACTAAACTTACGATTCTTATCATCTCGATTAGAACTAAAATATAATCTCAACCCATCCCAATGAAAGTTAGGACTAATTTCATCATCCTTGGAGTTAATCGACATACCAACAGAAATTGGTTTTTGCCAAACTCCGTCTCTACATTTGATCTTTGGTTTGTCCGGATTAATTTCCTTTGACTGGGTAATCGGTTCTCGTTTGGAGATCCAAAGATCAAAACCTCCCATTCCTCCTGGTCGATTGGAGGAAAAGACCATTGAACAACCATCAGGCGAAATCGCAGGCATTTTATCTTCAAAATGAGAGTTGATTTCGCTAACATGAATCGGAATCGACCAGAGACCAGTCCTTGGATTAATTTTGGTATAATAAATATTTAAACCATCATATCCTTCCCGATTCTTTTTTGGATCTGCCTGAGTTTTATCCCGAACAGAAGTAAAATAAAGTTCGTAAGGTTTTTCCTCTTCATCGAAAAGGATCGAAAACATCCCTTCAAAATTTGTTGTGTTCAGTTCTCGAAAATTCTTTGGAGGAGACCAAACCGGTAATTTCATCCGGTCAGGAAAACTTAAGTTCTCTGAAATCCAAATATCCATTCCACCCTCACCTCCGGGTCGGTTGGATTGAAAAACAAGATACCTTCCCGTAGGAGAAATGATGGGGTTGTACTCTACATTTTGGGTATTGAGTGGCTGGTAGAACCTTACATCCTTCACCTTCGGTAAAGGCTGCGCCAGGATTGGGAGTGCCGAAATGATTAAGGAAATAAGGAATTTTTTCATCTGCCGTCTCTCCTATGTATCGACCAAATGGAAATTTCTGCCAAGGGAAAAATAAGGCTTTTAGGGGTGAGTTTACCGATAAACCTTTTCATTCATGGTCGAAATCTTCGGAATCTTAAACATTACCACAGACTCCTTTAGCGATGGGGGGAAATTTTTAAACCCTGATGATGCGATCAACCAAGGGAACAAACTCCTTCAAGAAGGGGCCGATTGGCTGGATGTATCAGGCCAATCATCAAACATCAATGCGAATTTAGTCTCTGAAGAAGAGGAATGGAAACGAGTGGAACCTGTCATTAGATATTTTGTTCCCAAAGGTGTTCGAATCAGCCTAGACAGTTTTCGTCCTGAGGTACAAAGAAAGGGAATTGAGGCAGGAGTACGTTGTCTTAATGATATCACTGGATTTACCTATGATGGTGATCGCAGTTTTTTTAGTTCTTATATTAAAAAATACCCAGAGCTCATATTCATCATCATGCATTCGCATAACAAAAATATTGCGAAATTTAAATCAGATTTAAGTCCAGAAATTGTAATCAAAAAGATCCAAGTTTTTTTTAGGGACCGTCGCTCCGAACTGATATCAATGGGGATTCCAGAAACCGCCCTACTTTATGATCCAGGTATGGGTTTTTTTCTAAGTGAAAATCCAATGGTTTCTTTTCGAGTTTTACAAGAATTAGAAATTCTTAAATTGGAATTCCCTCAACTTATGTTAGGTGTATCAAGGAAATCGTTTTTAGGAAACATACTCGGAAATTTGCCGACAGCAGATAGAGAATTTGTTACCTTAGCCTGCGAACTTCATCTATTAAAAAATAAAATTCCTTTTATTAGGACGCATAACGTACTCAAATTGAGACAGGCGGAAAAAATTTGGAATTTATGTCAAGCAAATGAGTGATTTCCTAACAAGTCAAGATTGATTATGATTGTTAACTTCTACCCGAACGAACAGCCTTTCTGATATCTTTTCCCTCTTTAGAGAGAGTTGGGAAAAAAACTGATTCAGGAACAGAGTAGCCCTTTTCAACCGCCTTACGATAGTAAGGCAAAAGATTGTCCCATTTGGGATTGTCCTTCAATACAAATAAGGTATCACGCCAAACTTCTAAAAAACTAATTTGAGTTTTTTCGCTAGCTGTTGCTGATTCTGCCCATTTCAGGGCTTCTTCATAACGCCCTAATTCATAATTTGCTTTGGTAAAATAAAAATGGAATTCCTTATTTTTTTTAGCAGCCACTTCCAAAGACTTTGCGTAATCGAGCAAACTATACCAATTATTTTTTTGTACTTGAATATCTGCCATTCCATACAAGGCGTTCTCATGAAATGGAACTACTTCTAAAATTTGATTAAAATAACCTTCCGCATAAGAATAGTTACCTGTTTGCAAATAGTAATTTGCCAACTCTTCATAGGAATACAATTCCCATCCTTTCACTCGAGAAAGTGCATCCAATAAGACCACTCGTTCATCCGTTCGCAATCGAAGGTCCAATTCTTTTAAAATATTGGTATATGTGACTGAAGAGCGCGATGGGGCTTCTTTTGCAATTTTTTGTTTCAGGGTTTCGTATTCATCCAACAAAAAATAAAACCTTAGTCGGTTCAAGTGGACAATAATTTCATTCGGATTGGTTTGAATGCATTTATCCCAAACAACTTCTGCTTGGTCCAACTGAATGGTTTTTGACAATCGGATACCTTCTGCATTGCATTCGGCGGCAGCAGAACCCGAAAGTTCCAAAAACAAAGTATCGGATTCTAATTCATCTTGTTTTGCTATGGGATAACGACATCCCCATAAAATCAAAGTATGACAAAGGAGTAGAATGTAAAAAATGCAAAATCTCAATCTAAGGTAACCTATCTGGTTCTGTCTTTTCCCTCATCTTTTGAGCAAATACTAAATATTGCATCGCTTTTTCAGGGTTTCCATTGAAAAGATACAACAAACTCAAATCCAAAGCTTCCTGTGCATCTGGAGGAGAGAACTCTTCTGGGTTCTCTTTCGAAAGTTCCAGTTTGGTTTGAAATTCCTTTAACTTCAATTTTGCTTTGGATTGGATTCGAACTAAACTTTCGTGAACCACTTCATCTTCTTCCTTCCAAGCAGCTTGCAAACTTTCATTAAAATTTGTGAATCCCACATCCTCTTTTACCATAGTTGAAAGCAAAGTAGCAGATGCTTTATAATTTCCCTGTTTTGCAAGAATTTCTGATTGGATGATTTTTAACTGAGCATTTCCCGGATACAAAATCAAATAACGTTCAATCATCTTTAAACTTTCTGGAAAACGATTCCTTTCGTAATAAAACATCGCAAGCCCTCCTAAAGCTGATTTATGGTTTGGTTCGATTTTAATTACATTATTTAGATATACTTCGGTTTTCTCATCATTGCCTAACTTCTGATAGGCTTGAGCGAGTAATAGATGCGCTGAAATAAACTTTTTTTCAAAGGTTAATGTTTGTTTCAGAAAACTAATCGCCTTTTCTGTTTCTTCATGTTTATAAAGTGAAACAGCCAAGTTATAACAATTTTTAACGTTTGCATGGAGTTTATAAGCTTTTGAAAACAAAGGAATGGCTTCTGCGTGTTTTCCTTGTTTTGCATAAACCACACCCAAATTTTGCAATGCCAAATGGTAATTGGGATCTTTTTCGAGCAAAAGTTTGTATTGTGATTCGGCACGATCCCATTCCCCGTTTCGTTCCAAACGGACGGCCTCATTGAATAAAGCTTGGATTTCTTGTGCCATACAGACCGATTATCGTTTCAGAAACGATTCTCCCCTTAGAAATTTTATCATGCGAATGGAAAAACCTTCCGAAAGGTACACACAAGAGTCCAGAGGAAGGGGAAAGTTATGCAAAGACTCATACTTTTATCCATAGTATTGTGGCTAGTGTCCTGCAGTTCAGCAGATGCCACCCGTAGAGATTATAGTGCATCCGGGGATCCGGAGGATATTTTTTTTGAACGTTCTGGGAAGTCAAAACCAGCAAGTAACACGAAGTCAGATGACCCAGTGGCTCGTTCTATCATTGACGATTTAGATTCCAATGCAAAAACAACAGCACCTACCGGTTTAGCGACCATCCCAACAAAAAAACCAACAACACAATTTGATGAAGTTGGTTTATCTTCTTGGTATGGACAAAAATTCCAAGGTCGCCCTACTGCGAGTGGTGAACCTTTTGACCGCATGAAAATGACAGGCGCACATAGAACACTTCCCATTGGGAGCGTTGTCAAAATCCAAAACTTAGAAAACAACAAAGAAGCTGTAGTTCGGATCAATGACCGCGGACCATTTGTTGATGAACGAATTGTGGATGTATCTGAAAAAACAGCGGAGATCCTCGAATTTAAGGACAAAGGTGTTACCAAAGTTGGGATCAAAGTTCTTAAAAAAGGGGAAGAGGATCTTGCGGATGATTTAGATGACGCAGACCTTCTAGACGATGCTCCTGCAAAACCAGAAAAATTGACTCCGGTAAAACCAGGTGCAGTGAAACCAATTGCGGCCGGCAAAGGATTCACTGTGCAAGTGGGAGTGTTTCAAGAAAAGGAACGAGCTCTAAAATACCAAGAAAACATGAAATCTGAATACAACCAATCTGTGTTCGTCACTCCCCGAGATGGAAAGTTCGTCGTTCAAGTGGGTGATTTTGCTGACCGCGCAAAAGCAGAATCTCTCAAATCAAAATTAAAATACGATGGGATTGATTGTTTTATCGCCAATCGTTAGTTTTGACCCTTCCCTCCGAGCAAACGGCTGTCTTGCTGATTTGCTCGGGACGGTAGGAAAATGAATTGATTTCGCATTTCTTGCCTGTTACGATTTCGTATTAAATTAGCAACTAGAAGACCCTATGAGTGAAAGCATAATATCCGTTGACCACATACTAACAAATTATTACACATTCGGTAGTTTAATTGTCACTGTCCTCCTTGCGGTCTTGACTACATTCTTTTTCTCTCTAAAAGACAGAACGGTCGCAACCAAACATATGGGGCTCGCATGTTTGTTTTTATGCTTGTTCCAATTCGGATACCTATTAGGGGCTTTTTACTACCATCCCATTGCTTCCTACCACCGTTGGATCACCGGCGGGTTCATTATTTTTGGAATCATTCACTTTGGTCAGTTTTTCTTCCGTTTCCCTGATAACGAAGACAGCAGAACTGCCAATATCATCCAAGTTAGTCTCTACGCAGTAGCCATTGTTGTTGTGCTTTGGTTTTTAGTTACTGTTTCTCAAGGAGAAAGGAAATACCATTTCACCGCTCATCACTGGGATTTTAACTCTGAAGGTGCAAGTAGACTCTTGAGTTTGTTCATTGCTGGTTTTTCATTTATCAACTTTATTGTCTTACCGGGTTACCGTTTATTCCATGTGACTAAGGAAAAACGAGGAACACTTAGCGTAATGTTAATGGCAGCTTTAATTGCGGGAGTTGTTCCAAATATAACAAACGTTATGAGTCGTGATGGAGCAATGGAACGATCCACCTACCTCACAGCTCTAGTGCTGTTATTTACTTTTACATTTTTTATCATTACCATTTCCTTCATTAACAACAGTAGCGAAAGAACTACTTTTATGGTTAAAATTGTAGGAATTTCATTTGTGACAATCCTACTCATCATGCAGGCTTTCAGTTACTTAGTAGACCAGGAAAAAGAAACCTCCTTTGATAATACGGCAATTCAAAAAGCCCTTCGTGTGGCTGAAGGTGGCGAGCGGTCCAAGGATATTTTATTTGTCATTGAGTCTGATTCATCAGGACAAAGTCTAAAAAAAGCTTACCTACCTTCCTCTGTTAATTTAGATTTACCATTAGTACAAGCTGACCTTTATAATACCGCTTTGTACGATGAAGTGGTCAGTATTTCCGAGAAGGACTACAGAAATTCTCTCAAAGCAAGTTTAACAAAAACACCTTATTACTTTGAAGGTTATAAAAATGCAATCATCCAATTTTTGGAAGAAAATCCCGATTCGGAAGGTGCAGAATTAAAAGCTGAAGTTT
This genomic interval carries:
- the hisS gene encoding histidine--tRNA ligase, encoding MKEQKLTTENYKGTRDFYPEDMRLRNYLFSVMKDVARSYGYEEYDGPMVESLDLYRAKTGEEIVGKQIYNFIDKGDREVAIRPEMTPTVARMVAKKLRDLPRPIRWFSIPNLWRYEQPGHGRLREHWQLNVDMFGVTSQRAELEILSLACDILFAFGAKRNSFKVTISHRSLLDEFLLDGLKVSPNQAHEVSKILDKKNKITEDEYVALVSKTIPNDPTAVSKINLFLAATTATLGQIPGIKEETRNIIQTLFEDLKTIGLDDIVYFDPSVVRGFDYYTGFIFEIFDTSPQNKRSLYGGGRYDNLIGLFSNEELSGIGFGLGDVTLQNFLTAHDLLPNFANDSTVYIPLLDESSFAENHNFARELRKEKIAVEVSLLSQKMGKQLSYAEKKGYRWILLRGEDEIKAGTVTLKDMATRNQWTSSFAEALQKIKEELSK
- a CDS encoding phosphatase PAP2 family protein, translated to MNLISAIDLKFSTWIQKNLHHPRMSWILSRVNRGEMFALVLLPLMFLSELYKPTYISLPFVLVFTYLTDRLVLVLKKYFARKRPLVSVMGKVDSNPDMKHSFPSAHSANSIVVSTILVFAFHETPYFFFFSLFAGVGRLLTLHHFVSDIVGGWIIGFGIGLLAVLVHYYLWPYFVTL
- a CDS encoding Re/Si-specific NAD(P)(+) transhydrogenase subunit alpha, yielding MKIGVIKEPSYENRVAITPDVVDPLKKLGFSVSVETTAGDNAFFSDQDYKDVGATVESRDTILSGSDIVVSIHTLDEASAKKIGKDKIYIATLSPLAFPKKVKEIANASFKIFSMDTIPRITRAQSMDVLSSQATVSGYKAVLLAASNYSRFFPMLTTAAGTITPARVLILGAGVAGLQAIATSRRLGAVVDVFDTRPEVKEQCMSLGAKFVEVEGAADASNTGGYAVEQSEDYQRRQKEAIAKYAEKADIIITTALIPGRKAPLLITKDMVDKMRQGSVIVDLAAVNGGNCEVTENDKTIVYKGVTVIGNSNLQSTQPMDASKMYAKNMVNFLKLFVNKEKQFNINLEDEIINACMIAENGVIRHKPTLALLGE
- a CDS encoding M50 family metallopeptidase encodes the protein MAEKPVKFVIFLSLILSLVAFWDHQFTSYLKEFVVLIHEICHATAALFSGGVVKGIALHGNEGGETIAVPASFRGSFILVVSAGYIGSSLVGAFLLRLGFQGRHARQTMILLGLFLISVSVLYSKLGELAYLTGIFWGVGILVTGMLGETISILSLVFLGTSISLYSLYDLSDFAERLTETDAGILAFWMAGLGPEDLQNQEVPTVVVVLGYMIATLWSLLSIGIIFMSLRSSLSHEESHDFPPMEESFERFPGDLSPEAKLWLEKRGVDPESGIVLPPNLFQDFPPKDNSP
- a CDS encoding UDP-glucuronic acid decarboxylase family protein; the encoded protein is MAKRILITGGAGFIGSHLAETLLNEGNQIIVLDNFHTGRKENLTHLLANPNFELVRHDITDPIKLEVDEIYNMACPASPVHYQSNPIKTIKTNVLGMMNMLGLAKRVKARILQASTSEVYGNPLEHPQTESYWGNVNTIGIRSCYDEGKRVAETLCFDYHRQHGVDIRVIRIFNTYGPRMIPDDGRVVSNFIVQALRGEDITIYGDGSQTRSFCYVDDLVRGIIKMMNTENFIGPVNLGNEGEFTVKELAELVIKETGSKSKIIYLPLPQDDPTRRKPNLSLAKEKLNYSTTVPLVEGVKKTIEYFSKRV
- a CDS encoding lysophospholipid acyltransferase family protein, which gives rise to MKHIGYFISFLIVYLFYFPFKVLPYKWCLAYGIFLTKLIYPLDKKHRKVAADNIRFAFPAYTEEQIQNLVKAHYRHLGILLAHTLWAPRMTRKWLDENLVIDSESLQIEEETKKQGVGVILISGHFGTWEILVQFLGIRMKGGGIYKKVRNPFVDQLLRRMRSKNGVVLVPVQESTQVIKLLKQGYWIGFGADQNAGKAGIFVPFMNRQASTFVGPALMAYLTGAKMLYYSVLAGEGGKVIVRVKDLGFVDKKLYPSKDDVIRHYTELWTKTLEEEVKLFPEQYFWVHRRWRTQPQTIENNQ